A region from the Paenibacillus humicola genome encodes:
- a CDS encoding amidohydrolase/deacetylase family metallohydrolase, whose protein sequence is MDYPSYVSVVDPLTRSVYPAALERTEEGFALHRTDADVRPDVYLSPGWIDLHAHVYDGVADLSVPADAIGLATGVHLIADAGSAGEGTIRGLREYVAPRFETEIRSWLNISSIGLAHIREFTDLSLIDIDKTVSAAVGQAPFVCGIKVRSSGAIVGKLGLIPLQMALLAASEAGLPLMVHIGEAPPLIDDVLHLLREGDVVTHCFHGKTGHPWQPGGTPGRALQQALERGVILDVGHGAASFSFDICRNALNQGLSGVSISTDAHIRNINGPVYSLAVTMTKLMYCGMSLCDVIAGVTAVPAGVLRMNDWCRLEGTLAKATLFRIADGDASNVIYSDAGKSVVRPKQIIEPTAVITGNLMKKIS, encoded by the coding sequence ATGGACTATCCATCCTATGTTTCCGTCGTCGATCCTTTGACCCGTTCGGTCTATCCGGCCGCGCTGGAACGGACGGAAGAAGGCTTCGCGCTGCACCGCACGGACGCAGACGTCCGTCCCGACGTGTATTTGTCGCCCGGCTGGATCGATCTTCACGCCCATGTCTACGACGGGGTAGCCGATCTCAGCGTCCCGGCGGACGCGATCGGTCTGGCGACCGGCGTTCATCTGATCGCCGACGCCGGCAGTGCCGGAGAAGGAACGATCCGCGGGCTTCGGGAATACGTTGCGCCCCGGTTCGAGACCGAGATCCGGTCGTGGCTGAATATCAGCTCCATCGGACTGGCCCACATCCGCGAGTTCACCGATTTATCCTTGATCGATATCGACAAGACCGTTTCGGCGGCTGTCGGTCAGGCGCCTTTCGTGTGCGGCATCAAGGTCAGGTCCAGCGGCGCCATCGTCGGCAAGCTCGGGCTCATTCCTCTGCAGATGGCGCTGCTAGCCGCCTCCGAAGCCGGCTTGCCCTTGATGGTGCATATCGGAGAAGCGCCTCCGCTCATTGACGATGTGCTTCATCTGCTTCGCGAGGGCGACGTGGTCACGCATTGCTTCCACGGCAAAACAGGCCATCCTTGGCAGCCCGGCGGCACGCCCGGGAGGGCGCTGCAGCAAGCGCTCGAGAGAGGGGTGATACTCGATGTCGGTCATGGAGCGGCAAGCTTCAGCTTCGACATCTGCCGCAATGCGCTGAATCAAGGCCTATCGGGCGTGTCGATCAGTACCGATGCCCATATTCGCAACATCAACGGTCCCGTCTACAGCCTGGCCGTGACGATGACCAAGCTGATGTACTGCGGCATGAGTCTGTGCGACGTCATTGCAGGCGTCACGGCCGTTCCGGCCGGCGTGCTGCGGATGAACGACTGGTGCCGTCTGGAAGGCACGCTGGCTAAAGCCACATTGTTCCGGATCGCGGACGGTGACGCTTCGAACGTCATTTACTCCGATGCGGGCAAATCGGTTGTCCGTCCGAAGCAGATCATTGAGCCGACAGCCGTCATTACGGGCAATCTAATGAAGAAGATATCTTAA
- a CDS encoding ABC transporter permease, with product MIAYILRRLFYAIFVLFGVATVVFFITRLTGDPVSIMLPPDATVEQEAQLRAALGLDHSLLEQYGIYLKDLLHLDLGESLRYQQPTIQLIGERLPATLQLAGASLIFSLIIAIPAGILSAVKRGKAADKGIISLVLIGQSIPVFWMGIVLVLLFAVELHWLPTGGIGGWKHLILPAIALGLHLMALVTKLLRSSLIETRGSDYIRTARAKGLMPGKVMAKHALRNALLPVITVVGLEIGSLLGGSVVTESVFAWPGVGQLLVQAIYNRDFPLVQGALILLAGIFVLINLLVDICYVFVDPRIELE from the coding sequence TTGATCGCTTATATTCTCCGTCGCTTGTTCTATGCGATCTTTGTGCTGTTCGGCGTGGCGACAGTCGTCTTCTTCATCACCCGACTTACAGGAGATCCGGTATCGATTATGCTGCCTCCCGATGCTACCGTGGAACAGGAGGCTCAACTGCGAGCCGCCCTGGGTCTGGATCATTCTCTGCTTGAGCAGTACGGTATTTATTTGAAGGATCTGCTTCATCTGGATTTGGGAGAGTCGCTGCGGTATCAGCAGCCGACCATTCAATTGATCGGCGAACGACTGCCGGCGACGCTTCAGCTCGCCGGTGCGTCTCTGATCTTCTCGTTAATCATCGCTATCCCCGCCGGGATCCTCTCGGCGGTGAAACGCGGCAAGGCGGCCGACAAAGGCATCATCTCTCTGGTGCTGATCGGGCAGTCGATTCCGGTGTTCTGGATGGGGATCGTGCTCGTGCTGCTCTTTGCGGTCGAGCTGCACTGGCTTCCGACCGGCGGCATCGGCGGCTGGAAGCATCTGATTTTGCCCGCCATTGCCCTCGGACTGCATCTGATGGCATTGGTGACCAAACTGCTTCGCTCGTCCCTGATCGAGACACGCGGTTCGGATTATATCCGAACCGCGCGCGCCAAGGGGCTTATGCCCGGCAAAGTCATGGCCAAGCATGCGCTTCGCAACGCATTGCTGCCCGTCATCACGGTCGTCGGCCTGGAGATCGGGTCGCTGCTCGGCGGCTCGGTCGTGACGGAGAGCGTGTTCGCCTGGCCGGGCGTCGGCCAGCTGCTCGTCCAGGCGATCTATAACCGCGATTTTCCGCTGGTGCAGGGCGCGCTTATTCTGTTGGCCGGCATTTTCGTACTGATAAATCTTCTGGTGGATATCTGCTATGTATTCGTTGATCCGCGGATCGAGCTGGAATAG
- a CDS encoding ABC transporter ATP-binding protein encodes MTSRNRKERNMAQHLLKVRNIKKYFPIRSGLLRRTVGHVKAVDDVSFELAAGETLGIVGESGCGKSTLGRMIMRVTDPTDGDILFEDVNLTQMSRTQLRSIRDRFQMVFQDPYSSLNPRMNVGQILSEPLVIKGIRKKEALEKAAGLLERVGLRARDLERYPHQFSGGQRQRIGIARAISLNPKLIVADEAVSALDVSIQSQILNLMMDLKHELNLAYIFISHNLAVVRHISARVGVMYLGSMVELGDKSDVYGSPLHPYTQALLASAPVARREANRQRIVLEGELPNPANPPAGCPFHPRCPQAMDICARQKPALKEAAPRHSVSCHLY; translated from the coding sequence CTGACAAGCCGGAACAGAAAGGAGAGGAACATGGCTCAACATTTATTGAAAGTTCGGAATATTAAGAAATATTTTCCGATTCGCTCCGGATTGTTGAGACGGACCGTCGGCCATGTCAAGGCCGTGGACGATGTGTCGTTCGAATTGGCGGCCGGAGAGACGCTCGGCATCGTCGGCGAATCCGGCTGCGGCAAGTCGACACTGGGGCGTATGATCATGCGGGTGACGGATCCGACCGACGGCGACATTCTGTTCGAGGACGTCAACCTGACGCAGATGAGCCGGACGCAGCTGCGAAGCATCCGCGACCGATTTCAAATGGTATTCCAGGATCCTTATTCGTCGCTGAACCCGCGGATGAATGTCGGCCAGATTCTGTCCGAGCCGCTTGTCATCAAGGGGATTCGGAAGAAGGAAGCATTGGAGAAGGCGGCCGGTCTGCTCGAGCGGGTCGGGCTCCGCGCCAGAGATCTGGAGCGGTATCCCCACCAATTTTCCGGAGGACAGCGGCAGCGCATTGGCATCGCCCGGGCCATCTCGCTGAATCCCAAGCTCATCGTGGCGGATGAAGCGGTCTCTGCTCTCGACGTGTCGATTCAATCGCAAATTTTGAATTTGATGATGGATTTGAAGCATGAATTGAACCTGGCCTACATCTTCATCTCCCACAATCTCGCCGTGGTGCGTCATATTAGCGCCCGCGTCGGCGTGATGTACCTGGGCAGCATGGTCGAGCTGGGCGACAAAAGCGATGTGTACGGCAGCCCTCTGCATCCTTACACCCAAGCGCTGCTGGCTTCCGCGCCGGTCGCCAGGCGTGAGGCGAACCGGCAGCGGATCGTGCTCGAGGGCGAGCTGCCCAATCCCGCCAATCCGCCGGCCGGCTGCCCGTTTCACCCCCGTTGTCCCCAAGCGATGGACATTTGTGCCCGCCAGAAGCCGGCGCTGAAGGAAGCCGCTCCGCGTCACAGCGTGTCCTGCCATCTGTATTAA
- a CDS encoding serine hydrolase domain-containing protein, which yields MSRLKQFLQQERENKAFSGAAYIYGSADGISSQGVVGTLSWEGPEAAFDSMWDLASVTKPIVALALMKLFDSGECYLDQPISDFLPAYQGTDKQDLSLLQLLTHTSGIPGQQPLYLHADTKEKMLAAIRGLPLRHAPGTFVEYSSQGFIIVGLVIEAIAGKPLDAAMRELVFEPLGLDSMTFNPPPEWRERIAATEACPWRGVTVQGQVHDENAVVLGGVGGHAGLFSNLEDLAKIAQMMLRLGDTARGRYLSTAAVERMTRNVTADLNLARALGWQAKDEHHSPAGDLFSSRSYGHTGFTGTSLWMDPEAGLFAALLTNRVHPDRRNDRIKRVRAIAHNLIYMDYTQGESADEN from the coding sequence GTGAGCCGTTTAAAGCAGTTCTTGCAGCAAGAGAGGGAGAACAAAGCATTTTCCGGCGCCGCCTACATCTACGGAAGCGCAGACGGCATCAGCAGCCAGGGGGTCGTCGGCACGCTGTCCTGGGAAGGCCCCGAGGCTGCATTCGATTCGATGTGGGATCTGGCGTCCGTCACCAAGCCAATCGTCGCATTGGCTTTAATGAAGCTGTTCGACAGCGGCGAATGCTACCTGGATCAGCCGATCTCCGATTTTTTGCCCGCTTATCAAGGAACGGACAAGCAGGATCTGTCGCTCCTTCAGCTGTTGACGCATACGAGCGGCATCCCCGGGCAGCAGCCGTTGTACCTTCATGCGGACACGAAGGAGAAGATGCTGGCCGCGATTCGGGGACTGCCCCTGCGCCATGCGCCGGGGACGTTCGTCGAATATTCTTCCCAGGGCTTCATTATTGTCGGTCTGGTCATTGAAGCGATCGCAGGCAAGCCGCTGGACGCCGCCATGCGCGAATTGGTGTTCGAGCCCTTGGGGCTGGACAGCATGACGTTTAATCCGCCGCCCGAATGGCGCGAGCGGATTGCCGCGACCGAGGCGTGCCCGTGGCGGGGCGTTACGGTGCAAGGCCAGGTTCACGACGAGAACGCGGTCGTGCTCGGCGGTGTCGGCGGGCATGCCGGTCTGTTCTCCAATCTGGAGGATTTGGCGAAGATCGCGCAGATGATGTTAAGGCTCGGAGACACAGCGCGCGGACGTTATCTGTCGACCGCCGCAGTCGAGCGCATGACCCGTAATGTTACCGCCGATCTGAATTTGGCGCGCGCGCTGGGCTGGCAGGCGAAGGATGAGCATCACTCGCCGGCGGGCGATTTGTTCTCTTCCCGCTCCTACGGGCACACGGGATTTACCGGCACCAGCCTGTGGATGGACCCGGAGGCGGGCCTGTTCGCCGCACTGCTTACCAATCGTGTACATCCGGATCGCCGCAATGACCGGATCAAGCGCGTCCGGGCGATTGCTCACAACCTGATCTATATGGACTACACACAAGGAGAATCAGCTGATGAAAATTGA
- a CDS encoding ABC transporter ATP-binding protein, with protein sequence MSQPLLSVRGLKTYFVGGGAEVRAVDGVDLDVYPGQIVCVVGESGSGKSMTSLSIMGLLPKPQGRIVAGEIRFDGRDLVPLNEREMSEIRGNDISMIFQEPMTSLNPVLTIGDQITEALLRHRRIGRKEAGAKAVEMLKFVGVPRAEAIVKEYPHRLSGGMRQRVMIAMAMVCRPKLLIADEPTTALDVTIQAQVLELMRSMREQFHTAIVLITHDLGVVAEIADHIVVMYAGQIVENAPADELFANPGHPYTKALLDSIPAMDEEKDELYSIPGTVPDAAHFPNGCRFADRCQLARDSCRQSEKELRPIKSGHWIRCDVV encoded by the coding sequence GTGTCGCAGCCTTTGCTGTCTGTTAGAGGCTTGAAAACGTATTTTGTCGGCGGCGGAGCCGAGGTGCGAGCCGTCGACGGCGTCGATCTGGACGTTTATCCGGGCCAGATCGTCTGTGTCGTAGGCGAGTCCGGTTCAGGCAAAAGCATGACGTCCCTGTCCATCATGGGACTTTTGCCCAAACCGCAGGGCCGGATCGTCGCCGGCGAAATACGGTTCGACGGACGGGACCTCGTTCCGCTGAACGAACGCGAGATGTCGGAAATCCGAGGCAATGATATTTCGATGATTTTCCAGGAGCCGATGACCTCGCTGAACCCGGTACTGACGATCGGCGACCAGATCACCGAGGCGCTGCTCCGCCACCGCAGGATCGGCCGCAAGGAAGCCGGCGCGAAAGCCGTCGAGATGCTCAAGTTCGTAGGCGTACCCCGCGCCGAAGCGATCGTCAAGGAATACCCGCACCGGCTGTCCGGCGGCATGCGCCAGCGGGTCATGATTGCGATGGCGATGGTGTGCCGGCCGAAACTGCTGATCGCCGATGAGCCGACCACAGCTTTGGATGTGACGATTCAGGCGCAGGTGCTTGAGCTGATGCGTTCCATGCGGGAACAATTCCATACGGCGATCGTGCTTATCACGCACGATTTGGGCGTCGTGGCTGAAATCGCCGACCACATTGTGGTGATGTACGCCGGACAGATCGTGGAGAATGCGCCGGCGGACGAGCTGTTCGCGAATCCCGGCCATCCGTATACGAAGGCGCTGCTGGACTCGATTCCGGCGATGGACGAGGAGAAGGACGAGCTGTATTCCATCCCCGGTACCGTGCCCGATGCCGCACATTTTCCGAACGGCTGCCGCTTTGCCGATCGATGCCAGCTGGCCAGGGATTCCTGCAGGCAGTCGGAGAAGGAATTGCGCCCGATCAAGTCCGGGCATTGGATCCGGTGCGATGTCGTCTGA
- a CDS encoding ABC transporter substrate-binding protein has product MKTKWLVLVLGLVLLLSACSSSKGGTGSSSPSPSGSAGSDAGTSPSAGGSAAVGEASLVVGQDTDASTLDPQKQGKMPDMNILSNMFDTLVTRDADNKLAPALATEWKAIDDHTWQFKLRQGVKFHDGESFNANVVKYSIDRLKDPATASPIVELNSVKEVDVVDDYTVNFVTNAPDPILPNKLTLFGGVMVPPNYIKEKGDEYFASHPVGTGPFKFVSWTKDNKVEMEANADYWRGAPKIKKLTFRIIPNAADMVAALRAGEVDIAATGINADVANQLKNDSSVNIVTSPWIRTFYISLNTSEEHLAKKEVRQAMNYAIDVKSIIDSVLGGKASRVSTLIPKQNFGYDANIAPYDYDPAKAKQLLADAGYPNGFTISMDADNTNASYVQIIAAQLGQVGIKVNVNLMDSKTFTANIVAGKASPMYYQGNTGWTMDALSNFQSYIKSDRKYNRWKNADADKLIDQEEQSIDPQVRQQAFTKLQQLLKEEAPFVYLYQLDSYYGMTKRVSWTPNSIGLLWMYNASVN; this is encoded by the coding sequence ATGAAAACGAAATGGTTGGTTTTGGTACTGGGGTTAGTTCTTCTTCTGTCCGCTTGCAGTTCATCGAAGGGCGGCACGGGAAGCAGCTCGCCTTCGCCATCCGGCAGCGCCGGATCGGATGCCGGCACATCCCCCTCGGCCGGCGGCTCCGCGGCCGTAGGCGAAGCTTCTCTCGTGGTCGGTCAAGACACGGACGCATCCACGCTCGATCCGCAGAAGCAGGGCAAGATGCCGGACATGAACATTCTCAGCAACATGTTCGACACGCTGGTGACGCGCGACGCCGACAACAAACTCGCACCCGCGCTGGCTACGGAGTGGAAAGCCATTGACGATCATACCTGGCAGTTCAAGCTGCGCCAAGGCGTCAAGTTCCATGACGGCGAGAGCTTCAACGCGAACGTCGTCAAATACAGCATCGACCGCTTAAAGGACCCGGCGACGGCATCTCCGATTGTCGAGCTGAACTCGGTCAAGGAAGTCGATGTTGTGGACGATTACACGGTCAACTTCGTAACGAATGCGCCCGATCCGATTCTTCCCAACAAGCTGACGCTGTTCGGCGGCGTCATGGTTCCGCCGAATTACATTAAGGAGAAAGGCGACGAATACTTCGCCAGCCATCCGGTCGGCACCGGCCCGTTCAAGTTCGTCTCCTGGACGAAGGATAACAAGGTCGAGATGGAAGCGAATGCGGATTACTGGCGCGGCGCTCCGAAAATTAAGAAGCTGACGTTCCGCATCATTCCGAACGCTGCCGACATGGTCGCCGCACTGCGGGCAGGAGAAGTCGATATTGCCGCGACGGGCATCAACGCGGACGTGGCCAATCAATTGAAAAATGACTCGAGCGTCAATATTGTGACGAGCCCTTGGATCCGCACCTTCTACATCTCGCTGAATACGTCCGAGGAGCATCTGGCCAAGAAGGAAGTCCGCCAAGCGATGAACTATGCGATCGACGTAAAGTCCATTATCGACTCGGTTCTCGGCGGCAAAGCCTCCCGTGTCTCCACGCTCATTCCGAAGCAAAATTTCGGCTATGACGCCAATATTGCGCCGTACGACTACGATCCGGCCAAAGCCAAGCAGCTTCTCGCGGACGCCGGCTATCCGAACGGCTTCACGATTTCGATGGATGCGGACAATACCAATGCGAGCTATGTCCAGATCATTGCCGCCCAGCTTGGTCAAGTGGGGATTAAGGTAAACGTCAACCTGATGGACAGCAAGACCTTCACGGCGAACATCGTCGCGGGCAAAGCATCCCCGATGTACTATCAGGGCAATACGGGCTGGACGATGGACGCACTCAGCAATTTCCAGTCTTATATTAAGAGCGACCGCAAGTACAACCGCTGGAAAAACGCCGACGCCGATAAGCTTATCGATCAGGAAGAGCAGTCGATCGATCCGCAGGTCCGCCAGCAAGCGTTCACCAAGCTGCAGCAGCTGCTGAAGGAAGAAGCGCCGTTCGTCTACCTGTATCAGCTCGACAGCTATTACGGCATGACCAAGCGCGTATCCTGGACGCCTAATTCCATCGGCTTGCTCTGGATGTACAATGCATCGGTGAACTGA
- a CDS encoding threonine synthase, with protein MKWSYATHYVCDDCSASFEMRRALNTCPACGGLLEVQYDLDAMKAELKPELFDGREGSMWRWHEFYPLRSGDHVISLGEGGTPLVRSIHAGPLLGLSQLYFKNDTLMPTGSFKDRGFSLAVSFAKELGITEGLTYSSGNAGSSFAAYGSRAGIRTTVLVEYLANPVKRSMISLYGARTAILHFREMNEITSMLERGVRELGLYQFVNFINPVRHEAMKSYAYELSQQFGWEAPDVVVQPVGTGGGIWGAWKGFRELKELGWISSLPRMVAVQPEATGPIVRAFRQGLTSAGSYGDSTRTIAQSMAGNSPIQGGRRVLKAMYDSHGFGELVTDEQILEAMAWLGREGISAEPASAATLAAVAIAVREGRIAPDERIVCVITGSALKQPSAIEKAAAGTSLQLNANFEELSRLLASL; from the coding sequence TTGAAATGGTCATATGCCACGCATTACGTGTGCGACGATTGTTCGGCCTCGTTCGAAATGCGCCGGGCGCTCAATACATGCCCGGCCTGCGGCGGGCTGCTGGAAGTTCAATATGACTTGGACGCGATGAAGGCGGAGCTGAAACCGGAGCTTTTCGACGGCCGGGAAGGCTCCATGTGGCGATGGCACGAGTTTTATCCGCTGCGCAGCGGCGACCATGTCATCAGTCTGGGCGAGGGAGGCACGCCGCTGGTCCGGTCGATACACGCCGGGCCGCTGCTCGGCTTGTCCCAATTGTACTTTAAGAACGACACGCTGATGCCGACGGGGAGCTTCAAGGACCGCGGCTTCAGTCTGGCCGTCAGCTTCGCCAAGGAATTGGGCATAACCGAGGGCTTGACGTACAGCTCGGGCAATGCCGGCTCCTCGTTCGCGGCGTATGGCTCGCGTGCGGGCATCCGGACGACCGTTTTGGTGGAGTATTTGGCCAATCCGGTCAAACGGTCGATGATCTCCCTCTACGGCGCCCGGACGGCGATTTTGCATTTTCGTGAAATGAACGAGATTACCTCGATGCTTGAGCGTGGCGTCCGGGAGCTGGGACTGTACCAGTTCGTCAACTTCATCAATCCCGTCCGCCACGAGGCGATGAAGAGCTATGCGTATGAGCTTTCGCAGCAGTTCGGCTGGGAAGCGCCAGACGTCGTGGTTCAGCCGGTCGGCACCGGCGGCGGCATATGGGGCGCGTGGAAAGGATTCCGCGAATTGAAGGAGCTGGGCTGGATAAGCTCGCTGCCCCGGATGGTCGCCGTGCAGCCGGAGGCGACGGGACCGATCGTGCGCGCGTTCCGGCAAGGCTTGACCTCGGCCGGAAGCTACGGCGATTCGACACGGACTATCGCGCAAAGCATGGCGGGCAATTCGCCGATTCAAGGCGGCCGGCGCGTGCTGAAAGCGATGTACGACTCGCACGGATTCGGGGAGCTGGTCACGGACGAGCAGATTCTCGAAGCGATGGCCTGGCTGGGCCGTGAAGGCATTTCGGCGGAGCCGGCCTCGGCGGCCACGCTCGCAGCCGTCGCGATTGCCGTTCGGGAAGGGCGCATCGCGCCGGACGAGCGCATCGTGTGCGTCATTACGGGAAGCGCGCTGAAGCAGCCGTCGGCAATTGAGAAGGCAGCTGCCGGGACTTCGCTACAATTAAATGCGAATTTCGAGGAGCTCTCGCGTCTGCTGGCCTCTCTTTAA
- a CDS encoding RidA family protein: MKIEIVTDKAPMPAGSYSQGIKIGNRIYVAGQGPKNAANGEMPETIEEQTRQVLTNIRYILEEGGATLNDVVKVTAHLADMSDFDKYNKVYHEFFKQPFPVRTTVGSVLDHILVEIDVIAEVSSASE; encoded by the coding sequence ATGAAAATTGAAATCGTAACCGATAAAGCTCCCATGCCTGCAGGCTCTTATTCCCAAGGCATCAAAATAGGCAACCGTATCTATGTCGCCGGCCAAGGCCCCAAAAACGCGGCGAACGGCGAAATGCCCGAGACGATCGAAGAGCAGACGCGCCAGGTATTGACCAACATCCGCTACATTCTCGAGGAAGGCGGCGCGACGCTGAACGATGTGGTAAAGGTCACGGCGCATTTGGCCGACATGAGCGATTTTGATAAATACAACAAAGTGTATCACGAATTTTTCAAGCAGCCGTTCCCGGTCCGGACGACCGTCGGCAGCGTGCTGGACCACATTCTGGTGGAGATCGACGTCATTGCGGAAGTCAGTTCCGCATCCGAATAA
- a CDS encoding M20 family metallopeptidase, which translates to MMTESRGRTVQRLMACIALPSPTPPGEVGAVADWIEEWAISFGARVERQEVEPDKDNVLATMDFGPGPTLVFNSHMDVNNPAGQVWQHPPFEPFLTEDRLYGLGACDAKGSLVAMLCAMERLAERREGLGGKLTLTAVMGEEAGGIGSFHLVRQGIQADGAVVGEPTGLQVAVAHKGTYMRKIAFRGRAVHSGSAHLGINAIHHAALFCVECEALNRRLAEAPHPLLGPATAAVTMISGGTRQNTIPGRAELIVDRRLLPGETHAKADEELAAILSELKRRVPELDVEPVEVIVATIPSQTQEGAAILPAALAAADEVLGGERHPAGFSAGCDMSKLAELAGIPTIIVGPGSLTEAHAPDEFVDLDQLDKAVCIYERIARKFLTGKEGTS; encoded by the coding sequence ATGATGACGGAATCTCGCGGCCGGACGGTGCAGCGGCTGATGGCGTGCATCGCCCTGCCAAGTCCGACCCCGCCTGGAGAAGTCGGGGCGGTTGCGGACTGGATCGAGGAATGGGCAATTTCGTTCGGCGCACGGGTGGAGCGCCAGGAGGTGGAGCCGGACAAGGACAACGTGCTCGCAACAATGGACTTCGGACCGGGGCCGACGCTGGTGTTCAACTCCCATATGGATGTCAACAATCCGGCAGGACAAGTATGGCAGCATCCTCCGTTCGAGCCGTTCTTGACCGAGGACCGGCTGTACGGTCTCGGAGCCTGCGACGCCAAAGGCAGCCTGGTCGCCATGCTGTGCGCGATGGAGCGGCTGGCGGAGCGGCGCGAGGGACTCGGCGGGAAGCTGACGCTGACTGCCGTCATGGGCGAAGAAGCCGGCGGGATCGGCAGCTTCCATCTGGTCCGTCAAGGCATTCAGGCGGACGGGGCCGTTGTCGGCGAGCCGACGGGGCTGCAGGTCGCCGTGGCGCACAAAGGCACTTATATGCGAAAAATTGCGTTTCGCGGGCGAGCGGTCCATTCCGGCAGCGCGCACCTGGGCATCAACGCCATTCACCATGCGGCACTGTTCTGCGTGGAGTGCGAAGCGCTAAACCGTCGACTGGCCGAGGCGCCCCACCCGCTGCTCGGTCCGGCTACCGCGGCCGTCACGATGATCAGCGGCGGTACGCGGCAAAACACCATTCCCGGCCGGGCTGAGCTGATTGTCGACCGCCGGCTTCTTCCCGGCGAGACGCATGCCAAAGCGGACGAGGAGCTGGCCGCGATCCTGTCGGAGCTCAAGCGGCGGGTGCCGGAGCTTGACGTCGAGCCGGTCGAGGTGATTGTCGCCACCATCCCGTCGCAGACGCAGGAGGGAGCGGCCATTCTGCCGGCTGCGCTGGCCGCAGCCGACGAGGTGCTGGGCGGGGAGCGGCATCCGGCCGGCTTCAGCGCCGGCTGCGACATGAGCAAGCTGGCGGAGCTGGCCGGCATTCCCACGATCATCGTCGGACCCGGAAGCTTGACGGAAGCCCACGCGCCGGACGAATTCGTAGACCTGGATCAGCTGGACAAGGCGGTTTGCATCTATGAGCGGATCGCACGCAAATTTCTGACCGGGAAGGAGGGGACGTCGTGA
- a CDS encoding ABC transporter permease, whose amino-acid sequence MIKKLLKLRSGGAIVTFSMVILGLFIILAIAGPLLTVKDPNAQDLMNRLKPPFWLQGSVHGHALGTDDLGRDILSRLIAGARVSIMVGVLAACLSGVLGTVIGLLSGFYKAIDQIMMRLADIQLAFPTILLALAIVAVLGGGMDNLVFVLGVTGWVSYARVVRSQVLSIRGSDFVVAAQTIGASDLRVLYRHILPNVYAPVITIGAFQIASAIIAESSLSFLGLGVPIDIPSWGNMLSGGQLYMTSAWWISVLPGLCILLVVLSINIIGDALRDYLDPKSRLG is encoded by the coding sequence ATGATTAAAAAACTTTTGAAATTAAGATCCGGCGGGGCGATCGTCACGTTCTCGATGGTTATTCTTGGCCTGTTCATCATTTTGGCGATTGCCGGCCCGCTGCTTACTGTGAAGGATCCCAACGCGCAGGATTTGATGAACCGCCTGAAGCCCCCGTTCTGGCTGCAAGGCTCGGTGCACGGCCATGCGCTGGGGACGGACGATCTTGGCAGGGACATCTTGAGCCGGCTGATCGCCGGGGCGAGAGTATCGATCATGGTCGGCGTTCTGGCGGCTTGCCTGTCGGGCGTGCTCGGCACGGTCATCGGCCTGCTGTCCGGTTTTTATAAAGCGATCGATCAGATTATGATGCGTCTGGCCGACATTCAGCTGGCTTTTCCGACCATTCTGCTGGCGCTCGCGATCGTGGCGGTGCTCGGCGGCGGCATGGACAATCTGGTCTTTGTGCTCGGCGTGACCGGCTGGGTATCGTATGCGCGGGTCGTCCGCTCGCAGGTGCTCAGCATCCGAGGCAGCGACTTCGTCGTGGCGGCGCAGACGATCGGCGCGAGCGACCTGCGCGTGCTGTACCGTCATATTTTGCCGAACGTGTACGCGCCTGTCATCACAATCGGGGCGTTCCAAATCGCATCGGCGATTATCGCGGAATCGTCGCTCAGCTTCCTGGGACTCGGCGTTCCGATCGATATTCCGAGCTGGGGAAACATGCTGAGCGGCGGCCAGCTGTACATGACCAGCGCCTGGTGGATCTCGGTGCTGCCTGGACTGTGCATTCTGCTGGTCGTGCTCTCCATCAACATTATCGGGGACGCGCTGCGCGATTATTTGGATCCCAAATCAAGGCTGGGCTAG